The Agrobacterium larrymoorei sequence AGGAGACCGAAGAAGGCGAAGACGATCGTCGAAAAGACCGGAATGACCCCGTTTCGAATAAAGCGCATATGTTTCCCCCAAATGTTCGAGGCAACATTGAGGGAAATTCGTGATTCGATCTAGCCACGGGTTCAGGCAGTTTCAGACGGGCGCAAGCGCCTTAGGCGGCTCAAAATCGGGGGCGACCAGACCGCCGGAAATCAAAAGCTTCGCGGCATCCTCCGGCGACATATCGAGCATGATAATCTTGTCCTTCGGCACAAAGAGCAGAAAGCCCGCCGTCGGCACCGGCGTTGGCGGCAGGAACACCGCCACCATTTCCTGGCCTAGCTCATTGAAGCGGAAGGCAAGCTCGCCCTTGGCCTCGGATGCGACGAAGACCATGGCCCAGGTGCCGGGTGACGGAAACTCGATCATGCCGACACGCTTGAAGGAATTGGAGTGCTCCTTCAGCACCGATTCAAACAGTTGCTTGATGCTTTTATAGATCGGACGCACCAGAGGCATGCGGTTGAGGATGGATTCGCCGAAGCCAACGATCCATTTGCCGATGAGATTGTTGCCGAGGAAGCCGATGACGGTGATGCCGATCACGGCGATAAGCAGGCCGAAACCTGGGATGGCAACGTTGAAATACTCTTCCGGGTCGTAGCGCGCCGGAATATAGGGCTTCACCCAGCTATCGGCCCATTGCAGGAACGTCCAGACCAGCCACATGGTGATCGTGACGGGCGCCAGAATGAGGACGCCGGTCAGAAAGCTGTTACGCAGGCGTGTCGCGAAGGAAATTCTGAGTGGGTGATCCGTCATCAACTCACTGAATGTTGGAGCATTTCCAGCCAAAGCATGATCGCTTTGGCGCCGGACAATGCGGTAAAACAGAG is a genomic window containing:
- a CDS encoding DUF502 domain-containing protein encodes the protein MTDHPLRISFATRLRNSFLTGVLILAPVTITMWLVWTFLQWADSWVKPYIPARYDPEEYFNVAIPGFGLLIAVIGITVIGFLGNNLIGKWIVGFGESILNRMPLVRPIYKSIKQLFESVLKEHSNSFKRVGMIEFPSPGTWAMVFVASEAKGELAFRFNELGQEMVAVFLPPTPVPTAGFLLFVPKDKIIMLDMSPEDAAKLLISGGLVAPDFEPPKALAPV